One window of Botrimarina mediterranea genomic DNA carries:
- a CDS encoding restriction endonuclease gives MSSDVIWMVRAGKGAQWIDDFLDDGMVAIHFGIGDVAPDLEKPKILELLHQAFPSASKGTTAVWASQVRRFQTEIKVGDSVATYDPTRRLYFLGEIRSPSRYDAESGWSIKDVSWSQQVNRDALSTSTRNSLGSIATLFTIQDSAAAEMRRNAGPIGSVQAADVPLSPDTDTSIEDESVVLQDVGTKAREFLEDRIAKLDWEQMQELVAEILRAMGYRARVAPKGADRGVDIIASPDGLGLQEPRIFVEVKHRPGSQISADQVRSFIGGRQTGDRCLYVSTGGFSKDARYEAERSSIPLTLITLPELRELLTEYYDKFTPAGAALIPLERIYWPIS, from the coding sequence ATGAGCAGTGACGTCATCTGGATGGTCCGCGCCGGCAAGGGCGCCCAGTGGATCGACGACTTTCTCGACGACGGGATGGTCGCCATTCATTTTGGGATTGGTGACGTCGCTCCCGACCTTGAGAAGCCGAAGATTTTGGAGTTGCTGCATCAGGCTTTTCCCTCCGCCAGCAAGGGGACCACGGCGGTCTGGGCGTCGCAGGTGCGGAGGTTTCAGACGGAGATCAAGGTAGGCGACTCGGTCGCCACCTACGATCCGACACGCCGGCTCTACTTCTTGGGCGAGATCCGATCGCCGTCTCGCTACGACGCCGAGTCGGGCTGGTCGATCAAGGACGTCTCGTGGTCGCAGCAAGTCAACCGCGACGCGCTCTCGACCAGCACCCGCAATAGCCTCGGCTCGATTGCAACGCTCTTCACGATCCAGGATTCGGCCGCCGCGGAGATGCGCCGGAATGCCGGTCCGATCGGCTCCGTACAAGCGGCCGACGTGCCCCTTTCGCCCGACACCGACACGAGCATCGAAGACGAGTCGGTAGTCTTGCAGGATGTCGGCACCAAGGCTCGTGAGTTCCTCGAAGACCGCATCGCCAAACTCGATTGGGAGCAGATGCAGGAGCTTGTCGCCGAGATCCTGCGGGCGATGGGATATCGTGCGCGGGTCGCCCCAAAAGGCGCCGATCGGGGAGTCGATATCATCGCCTCCCCGGACGGGCTCGGCCTCCAAGAGCCACGGATCTTCGTCGAGGTGAAGCATCGGCCCGGCTCGCAGATCAGCGCCGATCAGGTGCGCTCGTTCATCGGCGGACGCCAGACCGGCGACCGCTGCCTCTACGTCAGCACCGGCGGTTTCTCCAAAGACGCCCGCTACGAGGCGGAGCGCTCGAGCATCCCCCTGACGCTGATCACGCTGCCCGAGCTCCGCGAGCTGCTGACCGAGTACTACGACAAGTTTACGCCCGCCGGCGCGGCCCTGATCCCGCTCGAGCGGATCTACTGGCCGATCTCCTAA
- a CDS encoding nucleotidyltransferase domain-containing protein yields the protein MVNDLEWNEPEPASFYEEACDWLGEGFATIDAARVRSKQKLTELSACLESQTFGESTGFIAFGSLARLEFTDGSDLDWTLLVNGPSDLGQYETSLAIKRSLEAADFTKPGPSGLFGGVSSSFELIHQIGGLEDTNANMTRRLLLLLESVAVEGDIVRQGVLHQLLQRYVRYGRSVEGSKAESLKPPRFLLNDFVRFWRTMAVDYDAKKWLAPDEKWALRNAKLRFSRKLIFVKGLLLGLDCQLSPDAWPWSALPADEFHEAPEERLQQGLQRLIELPAIDSVCRTAKLVNASDSLREILLAYDQFLSVLADESSREQLKTLRFDEAEKNALFSDLRVAGKKFGNALQDLLFRSDDKLTALAMDYGVF from the coding sequence GTGGTCAACGACCTCGAATGGAATGAGCCAGAGCCCGCGTCCTTCTATGAGGAAGCCTGCGACTGGCTGGGCGAGGGCTTCGCGACGATCGACGCCGCGCGGGTCCGATCGAAGCAGAAGCTGACGGAACTTTCGGCGTGTCTCGAAAGTCAGACCTTCGGCGAATCGACGGGCTTCATCGCCTTTGGCTCGCTCGCAAGGCTGGAGTTTACCGATGGCAGCGACCTGGACTGGACGCTCCTGGTCAACGGCCCCTCTGACTTAGGACAGTACGAAACCTCGTTGGCGATCAAGAGAAGTCTGGAAGCGGCGGACTTTACCAAACCAGGTCCGTCCGGATTGTTCGGAGGCGTGTCGAGCAGCTTTGAGCTGATCCACCAGATTGGTGGCCTCGAAGACACCAACGCCAATATGACCCGACGTCTCCTGCTTCTCCTGGAGTCCGTCGCCGTTGAGGGCGATATCGTGCGGCAAGGTGTGCTGCATCAGTTGTTGCAGCGGTATGTCCGCTACGGCCGTAGCGTGGAAGGGAGCAAGGCAGAATCATTGAAGCCGCCACGATTTCTCCTGAACGATTTTGTCCGGTTCTGGCGGACGATGGCGGTCGACTACGACGCCAAAAAATGGCTAGCTCCCGATGAGAAGTGGGCGCTGCGGAACGCGAAGCTCCGATTCTCGCGCAAGCTCATCTTCGTAAAGGGGTTGTTGCTCGGCCTCGACTGCCAACTTTCCCCGGATGCTTGGCCGTGGTCGGCGCTGCCAGCCGATGAGTTCCACGAGGCGCCTGAGGAAAGGCTGCAACAGGGCCTCCAGCGATTGATCGAACTTCCGGCGATCGATTCCGTCTGCCGCACTGCCAAGCTGGTCAATGCAAGCGATTCTCTCCGCGAGATCCTGCTCGCCTACGATCAGTTCTTGAGCGTGCTTGCGGACGAGTCGTCCCGGGAGCAGCTCAAGACCTTGCGCTTCGATGAAGCGGAGAAGAACGCGTTGTTCTCCGACCTGCGTGTCGCGGGCAAGAAGTTTGGTAACGCCCTGCAGGATTTGCTATTCCGATCGGACGACAAGTTGACTGCTCTGGCAATGGATTACGGAGTCTTCTAA
- a CDS encoding class I SAM-dependent DNA methyltransferase has translation MSGNPTQQIVNKAWSFAHVLRDDGLSYMAYTEQITFLLFLKMAHEQSQPPYNRPALVEAELDWASLLARDGEELETHYRHILNTLANRTGMIGEVFKRARPEIQNPATLKKLIVDLIEPVEWMAMQADVKGDIYEGLLSKSATESSKGAGQYFTPRELIRAIVDVMQPHHSDRVCDPACGTGGFLLSAYQYVTDKHSAEMDSDEKKRLSRDFAHGSELVPATARLAIMNLYLHGIAADPCPIASGADSLAKHPGERYDLVLTNPPFGKKSSISIVGEDGDLEKEETAYERQDFWTTTKNKQLNFVQHVRTLLNDRGRCAIVVPDNVLFEGGAGETIRRNLLRQFDVHTLLRLPTGIFYAQGVKANVLFFDAKPGREKPWTDRLWVYDLRTNKHFTLKTNPLKRADLDEFVACYQPGEPYAKREATWSEDNPEGRWRSYDFEEIDRRDKANLDIFWLRDKSLEDSEDLPEPDELAREIADDLQTALEEFAAIASELESK, from the coding sequence ATGAGCGGCAACCCGACCCAGCAGATCGTCAACAAGGCGTGGAGCTTCGCCCACGTGCTGCGCGACGACGGTCTGTCGTACATGGCCTACACCGAGCAGATCACGTTTCTGCTCTTCCTGAAGATGGCCCACGAGCAGTCGCAGCCCCCCTACAACCGGCCGGCGCTGGTGGAGGCCGAGCTCGACTGGGCCAGCTTGCTCGCCCGCGACGGCGAGGAGCTCGAGACCCACTACCGCCATATCCTCAACACGCTGGCCAACCGCACCGGGATGATCGGCGAGGTCTTCAAGCGGGCCCGGCCGGAAATCCAGAACCCCGCGACCCTCAAGAAGCTGATCGTCGACCTGATCGAGCCGGTCGAGTGGATGGCGATGCAGGCCGACGTGAAGGGGGATATCTACGAGGGCCTCCTCTCCAAGAGCGCCACCGAGAGCAGCAAGGGCGCCGGGCAGTACTTCACGCCGCGCGAGCTGATCCGGGCGATCGTCGACGTCATGCAGCCGCACCACAGCGATCGGGTGTGCGACCCGGCGTGCGGCACGGGCGGATTTTTGCTGTCGGCGTACCAGTACGTCACCGACAAGCACTCCGCGGAGATGGACAGCGACGAGAAGAAGCGGCTGAGCCGCGACTTCGCCCACGGGTCAGAGCTCGTCCCCGCGACGGCGCGGCTCGCCATCATGAACCTCTACCTCCACGGCATCGCCGCCGACCCCTGCCCGATCGCCTCGGGCGCCGACAGCCTCGCCAAGCACCCGGGCGAGCGCTACGACCTGGTCCTCACCAATCCGCCCTTCGGCAAGAAGAGCTCGATCTCGATCGTCGGCGAAGACGGCGACCTCGAGAAGGAAGAGACGGCCTACGAGCGGCAGGATTTTTGGACGACCACCAAGAACAAGCAGCTCAACTTCGTGCAGCACGTCCGCACGCTGCTCAACGACCGGGGCCGCTGCGCGATCGTCGTCCCCGACAACGTCCTCTTCGAGGGAGGCGCCGGCGAGACGATCCGCCGTAACCTGCTGCGGCAGTTCGACGTCCACACCCTGTTGCGGCTGCCGACGGGCATCTTCTACGCCCAGGGCGTGAAGGCCAACGTCCTCTTCTTCGACGCCAAGCCGGGCCGCGAGAAGCCCTGGACGGACCGGCTGTGGGTCTACGACCTGCGGACGAACAAGCACTTCACGCTCAAGACCAACCCCCTGAAACGGGCGGACCTCGACGAGTTCGTCGCCTGCTACCAGCCGGGCGAGCCCTACGCCAAGCGCGAGGCGACCTGGAGCGAAGACAACCCCGAGGGCCGCTGGCGGTCCTACGACTTCGAGGAGATCGACCGCCGCGACAAGGCGAACCTCGACATCTTCTGGCTCCGCGACAAAAGCCTCGAGGACAGCGAAGACCTGCCCGAGCCGGACGAGCTAGCGCGGGAGATCGCCGACGACCTGCAGACAGCGCTGGAGGAGTTCGCGGCGATCGCGAGCGAGCTTGAGAGCAAGTAG
- a CDS encoding PAS domain S-box protein — MTSPHSDDLFQVTLASIGDAVIATDAMGRITFLNAVAETLTGWRNEDAKGRSLTEVFRIINEHTRAPVENPADKVLRHGRTVGLANHTILIAKDGREIPIDDSAAPIRGANGNLRGVVLVFRDIRERKEAEERLQESELRYRLIGQVANDAIWDWDLITNVVVWNEGVQASFGYRPDQIGATASWWLDNIHNDDRERISKSIHAVIDAGEFWNEEYRFRRADGDYATVFDRGRVVRDSGGAPVRMVGAMLDLSERLRTQRQLAEREERLRMAVESAAIGVWDFDPQSGSLEWSDRCKAMFGLPPDAHINYDVFLERLHPDDREQTHRVVMDALSPDGDGSYEIDYRTLWPDGTVRWLVARGQGYFEEEVGVRNAVRFAGTVLDVTARKRSEEAAVKRSAQLRRLADVASRIGVAHDVTSVLNIVTEEVRHVIEAHQSIASMTVDQEWAQAITSVSMSEKYAQWRNYDKPPDGSSIYTIVCKTNKPMRLTQAELEAHPAWREFSGDTMHPPMRGWLAAPMVGRDGRNLGLLQLSGKLEGEFTEDDEAVLVQLAQMAAVAVENARLLESLQQADRRKDEFLATLAHELRNPLAPIRMGLEVMKMGGLQASEIEDIREMMERQTKQLIALVDDLLDVSRITSGKFELRKCRVALADIVQSALEASTPFIDEAGHNLAVAVPDMPILLEADPHRLAQVISNLLNNAVNYTPEGGEIRLSASHQTDTVAIVVADNGIGIPLEMQQHVFEIFAQLDRPLEKGYVGLGIGLTLVKRLVEMHDGTVEVHSDGAGKGSTFTVRLPIVNADELQRRPIEFSSDQASTKKRRVLIVDDNKAAADMLGLVVKMLGCDIRTAYDGQEAVEVAAEYLPEVIVMDIGMPKMNGYEAASHIRRTPWGKDILLVALTGWGQEEDRLRTREAGFDHHLVKPADPDALQQVLFESRD; from the coding sequence ATGACATCACCCCATTCAGACGACTTGTTCCAAGTTACGCTTGCGTCGATCGGCGACGCGGTAATCGCTACGGACGCAATGGGGCGGATAACTTTCCTTAACGCGGTCGCCGAGACGCTTACCGGTTGGCGAAATGAAGACGCGAAGGGACGTTCCCTTACGGAGGTGTTTCGAATCATTAACGAGCACACTCGGGCGCCGGTCGAGAATCCCGCCGATAAGGTTTTGCGGCACGGCCGCACTGTAGGGTTGGCGAACCACACAATCTTGATCGCGAAGGACGGACGCGAGATCCCCATCGATGACAGCGCGGCGCCGATCCGCGGGGCGAACGGAAACCTGCGAGGGGTAGTTCTCGTATTTCGCGATATTAGGGAGCGGAAGGAAGCAGAGGAGCGTCTACAAGAGAGCGAGCTTCGCTACCGACTCATCGGGCAGGTCGCGAATGATGCGATCTGGGACTGGGACCTCATCACCAACGTGGTCGTCTGGAACGAGGGCGTGCAAGCGAGCTTCGGCTATCGTCCGGACCAGATCGGCGCTACCGCCTCGTGGTGGCTCGACAACATCCACAACGACGACCGCGAACGCATCTCGAAGAGCATTCACGCCGTCATCGACGCAGGGGAGTTTTGGAACGAAGAGTACCGCTTCCGTCGCGCCGATGGCGACTACGCCACCGTCTTTGATCGCGGTCGAGTGGTTCGAGACAGCGGTGGCGCGCCGGTACGTATGGTCGGTGCGATGCTGGATCTAAGTGAGCGATTGCGGACGCAACGACAGCTAGCCGAGCGTGAAGAGCGACTCCGCATGGCGGTCGAATCGGCCGCTATCGGCGTTTGGGATTTCGATCCTCAGTCCGGGTCCCTAGAGTGGTCCGACCGTTGCAAGGCAATGTTTGGACTGCCCCCGGATGCTCACATCAACTACGACGTCTTCCTTGAGCGTTTGCACCCAGATGACCGGGAACAGACGCATCGGGTCGTCATGGATGCACTCTCTCCTGACGGCGACGGCAGCTACGAAATCGACTACCGCACCCTCTGGCCAGATGGAACGGTGCGTTGGCTCGTCGCTCGGGGTCAGGGGTACTTTGAGGAAGAAGTAGGCGTAAGAAACGCTGTACGATTTGCCGGCACGGTGCTCGACGTGACGGCACGGAAGCGGTCGGAAGAGGCCGCGGTAAAGCGGTCGGCGCAACTCCGACGCTTAGCGGATGTAGCAAGTAGGATCGGCGTGGCCCACGACGTGACGTCGGTACTAAACATCGTGACTGAAGAAGTGCGGCATGTCATCGAAGCCCACCAGTCGATCGCTAGCATGACGGTCGATCAAGAATGGGCGCAGGCAATTACCTCGGTTTCGATGTCGGAGAAGTACGCGCAATGGCGCAACTACGACAAGCCTCCTGACGGGTCTAGCATCTACACCATTGTCTGCAAGACGAACAAGCCGATGCGCCTCACCCAGGCCGAGTTAGAGGCCCACCCGGCGTGGAGAGAGTTTAGTGGCGACACTATGCATCCGCCGATGCGGGGATGGCTCGCCGCGCCGATGGTGGGGCGCGATGGACGGAATCTCGGCCTCCTCCAGCTCTCCGGTAAATTGGAGGGCGAGTTTACAGAAGACGACGAAGCGGTGCTTGTGCAACTTGCCCAGATGGCCGCCGTCGCTGTTGAGAATGCCCGGCTCTTGGAGAGTCTCCAACAAGCCGATCGCCGTAAGGATGAGTTTCTGGCGACGCTAGCCCACGAACTGCGTAATCCGCTCGCCCCCATCCGGATGGGTTTGGAGGTGATGAAGATGGGTGGTCTACAAGCATCCGAGATTGAAGACATACGCGAGATGATGGAGCGGCAGACGAAGCAGCTGATAGCGCTCGTCGATGATCTGCTTGACGTGTCACGCATCACAAGCGGGAAGTTCGAACTCCGTAAGTGCCGTGTCGCTCTTGCCGATATCGTGCAAAGTGCTCTCGAGGCTTCCACACCCTTTATTGACGAAGCGGGCCACAACTTGGCCGTCGCTGTACCGGATATGCCGATTCTTTTGGAGGCCGATCCGCACCGACTCGCCCAGGTGATTTCAAACCTGCTCAACAACGCCGTGAATTACACCCCCGAGGGTGGAGAGATACGGCTCTCAGCTAGCCACCAAACTGACACCGTGGCGATCGTCGTGGCGGACAATGGAATTGGCATCCCATTGGAGATGCAACAACACGTCTTCGAGATATTCGCCCAGCTCGACCGACCGCTCGAGAAGGGTTACGTGGGGCTAGGAATTGGACTTACATTGGTCAAACGGTTGGTTGAGATGCATGACGGAACCGTCGAAGTCCACAGCGACGGCGCAGGAAAGGGAAGCACCTTCACCGTTCGACTACCCATCGTGAATGCAGACGAGTTGCAGAGGCGCCCGATAGAGTTTTCGAGCGACCAAGCGTCTACGAAGAAGCGTCGCGTGCTTATTGTCGACGACAACAAAGCCGCCGCTGATATGCTGGGGCTCGTCGTGAAGATGCTCGGTTGCGACATACGCACCGCCTACGATGGCCAGGAAGCGGTGGAAGTAGCGGCGGAGTACCTTCCCGAAGTCATCGTGATGGACATCGGCATGCCGAAAATGAACGGGTACGAAGCCGCCAGCCACATCCGGCGAACTCCATGGGGGAAAGACATTTTGCTGGTCGCCCTCACCGGATGGGGTCAGGAAGAAGACCGTCTACGGACAAGAGAAGCTGGCTTCGACCATCACTTAGTCAAACCCGCCGATCCAGACGCCCTCCAGCAAGTCCTGTTTGAATCTCGGGATTAG